In one window of Vibrio sp. JC009 DNA:
- the rnd gene encoding ribonuclease D — protein MKFTIIDTTPALESVCEAARQFDCVMLDTEFVRTRTYFPQLGLIQLYDGESLSLIDPTCIDDMSALESLLTDTSVLKVLHACGEDLEVFKNSFGCLPFPMIDTQIMSAFLGHGLSSGFAAMVNEYLDVELDKSESRTDWLARPLSEKQLDYAAADVFYLKPLFEILQEKVTHAGWWEAAIKESQLLADKRIVVVDAENAYLDIKGVWQLHPEQLAILKPLATWRVKEALKRDLALNFVFKEQDLWAVARYGIKSLKKMENEGIDYRAIRRHGERIISMVKAAEKTPADEWPERIERLMDMPGYKQKFKVLKDEVKKVSHSTGLATEFLASKKQLNQFLSWVWKHDRNPAKLPDVCNGWRKELLGDKLDALM, from the coding sequence ATGAAATTTACAATTATAGATACCACCCCGGCACTGGAAAGCGTTTGTGAGGCTGCCCGTCAGTTTGACTGTGTTATGCTTGATACCGAGTTTGTCCGCACACGAACTTATTTCCCTCAGCTCGGTCTGATTCAGCTTTATGACGGTGAGAGCCTGTCTCTTATCGACCCAACCTGTATCGATGACATGTCCGCTTTGGAAAGCCTTCTGACGGATACTTCCGTTCTTAAAGTGCTGCATGCCTGTGGTGAAGATCTGGAAGTTTTCAAGAACAGCTTTGGCTGCCTGCCATTCCCTATGATTGATACTCAAATCATGTCTGCCTTTTTAGGTCATGGCCTCTCTTCCGGTTTTGCCGCTATGGTGAATGAATACCTGGATGTTGAGCTGGATAAAAGTGAGTCAAGAACCGACTGGCTGGCAAGACCGCTTAGTGAAAAACAGCTGGATTACGCCGCTGCGGATGTGTTCTACCTGAAGCCTCTGTTTGAAATTCTACAGGAAAAGGTGACTCATGCAGGCTGGTGGGAAGCGGCAATAAAGGAGTCCCAGCTTCTGGCTGACAAACGTATTGTTGTGGTCGATGCAGAAAATGCCTATCTGGATATCAAGGGTGTCTGGCAGTTACACCCTGAGCAACTGGCCATTCTTAAGCCTCTTGCTACATGGCGCGTAAAAGAAGCACTGAAGCGCGACTTGGCACTGAACTTTGTATTTAAAGAGCAGGATCTCTGGGCGGTTGCCAGATACGGTATTAAGAGCCTGAAAAAGATGGAAAACGAAGGCATTGACTACCGTGCTATTCGTCGTCATGGTGAGCGCATTATTTCTATGGTTAAAGCGGCTGAGAAAACCCCTGCCGATGAGTGGCCGGAGCGTATTGAGCGCCTGATGGATATGCCGGGCTACAAGCAGAAGTTTAAAGTGCTGAAAGATGAAGTGAAAAAGGTTTCTCATTCAACCGGGCTCGCAACTGAGTTTTTGGCTTCAAAGAAACAGCTGAACCAATTTCTTAGCTGGGTATGGAAGCATGACCGTAATCCGGCTAAGTTACCAGATGTATGTAATGGTTGGAGAAAAGAATTGCTGGGCGACAAGCTTGACGCTCTGATGTAA
- the tsaB gene encoding tRNA (adenosine(37)-N6)-threonylcarbamoyltransferase complex dimerization subunit type 1 TsaB, whose amino-acid sequence MSAKILALDTSTENCSVALLIDDKITCRSAIAPRDHTKLVLPMVDELLKEAGIKLNDLDALAFGRGPGSFTGVRIGIGIAQGLAFGADLPMIGISTLGAMAQATWRRHGAQRVACAIDARMSEVYWARLERQENGDWVEVDQECVIPPQVLAEQTQASEELWTQAGTGWDAYADELAGLKIKSESSEVRFPDAEDIVVLAKRKLEKGETVPAEESSPVYLRDKVAWKKLPGRE is encoded by the coding sequence ATGAGCGCAAAAATTCTTGCACTGGATACTTCAACAGAAAACTGTTCTGTTGCACTGTTAATCGATGACAAAATCACTTGCCGGAGCGCAATTGCGCCCCGTGACCATACCAAACTGGTTCTGCCTATGGTGGACGAGTTGCTGAAAGAAGCGGGCATTAAACTGAATGACTTAGACGCGCTGGCATTCGGAAGAGGGCCGGGCAGCTTTACCGGTGTAAGAATTGGCATCGGTATTGCACAAGGTTTAGCATTCGGTGCAGATTTACCTATGATCGGTATTTCGACTCTGGGGGCAATGGCACAGGCAACCTGGCGCAGACACGGCGCACAAAGGGTTGCATGCGCAATTGATGCACGAATGAGTGAGGTTTACTGGGCACGCCTTGAGCGTCAGGAAAATGGCGACTGGGTGGAAGTGGACCAGGAGTGTGTGATTCCTCCTCAGGTATTAGCCGAGCAGACTCAGGCTTCTGAAGAGCTCTGGACTCAGGCCGGAACCGGCTGGGATGCGTATGCTGATGAACTGGCAGGGCTTAAGATTAAGTCCGAAAGCTCAGAAGTACGTTTCCCGGATGCGGAAGATATCGTTGTCCTTGCTAAGCGCAAGCTTGAAAAGGGTGAAACGGTACCAGCAGAAGAGTCCAGCCCGGTTTACCTGAGAGACAAGGTAGCCTGGAAAAAGCTGCCGGGACGTGAATAA
- the fadD gene encoding long-chain-fatty-acid--CoA ligase FadD has protein sequence MDKPWLSRYPSDVPETIDPDLYPSLVEMFENAVRNYADQPAFMNMGSVMTFRKLEERSRAFAAYLQNELKLEKGDRVAIMMPNLLQYPIALFGILRAGLIAVNVNPLYTPRELQHQLVDADAKAIVIVSNFANTLEQVVDNTPIKHVVLTSLGQMLPRAKGTVVDFVVKYVKGMIPKYHLPGAISFRKALRKGRRLQYIKPFMSGEDIAFLQYTGGTTGVAKGAVLTHRNMVANVLQSKASYAPQLDNGRELVVTALPLYHVFALTVNLMLFIEIGSRNLLITNPRDIPGFVKELQKYPFTVMIGVNTLFNALINNEDFHELNFKKLKLTIGGGMSVHRAVAEKWKKITNNPLLEGYGLTECSPLVSVNPYDLEDYNGSIGLPVSSTEVRIVDDEGNVLPNDQTGELQVRGPQVMQGYWKRAEATRGVITPDGWVSTGDIVRFDEQGFIYIVDRKKDMILVSGFNVYPNEIEDVVSLHGKVLEVAAIGEPHEVSGEVVKLFVVKRDPSLEAHEVIEHCRKYLTGYKIPKLVEFRDELPKTNVGKILRRALREEEKAKREAREAEVSSEN, from the coding sequence GTGGATAAACCCTGGCTTTCACGTTACCCAAGTGACGTACCAGAAACTATCGATCCAGATTTATATCCGTCTCTTGTCGAGATGTTTGAAAATGCGGTGCGTAATTACGCCGACCAGCCAGCCTTTATGAATATGGGTTCGGTTATGACCTTCCGTAAACTGGAAGAGCGTAGCCGTGCTTTTGCCGCCTATCTGCAAAATGAACTTAAGCTTGAGAAAGGTGACCGCGTAGCGATCATGATGCCAAACCTGCTGCAATACCCGATTGCGCTGTTTGGTATTCTCAGAGCAGGTTTAATCGCCGTCAACGTAAACCCGCTTTATACTCCGAGAGAGCTTCAGCACCAGCTTGTGGATGCCGATGCCAAAGCGATTGTGATTGTGTCTAACTTTGCTAACACGCTTGAGCAGGTGGTGGACAATACTCCAATCAAACACGTTGTGCTTACCAGCCTTGGTCAGATGCTGCCAAGAGCGAAGGGTACCGTTGTCGACTTTGTGGTGAAGTACGTGAAAGGGATGATCCCTAAGTACCATTTGCCAGGTGCAATCTCTTTCAGAAAAGCACTGCGCAAAGGCCGCAGGCTTCAGTATATTAAGCCCTTTATGTCCGGTGAAGATATCGCCTTTCTTCAGTACACTGGTGGCACTACCGGTGTGGCGAAAGGTGCAGTTCTGACTCACCGCAATATGGTTGCCAACGTGCTTCAGTCAAAGGCTTCCTATGCACCGCAGCTTGATAACGGACGTGAGCTGGTGGTTACCGCTCTGCCGCTCTACCATGTGTTTGCCCTGACGGTAAACCTGATGCTGTTTATCGAAATTGGCAGCCGGAACCTGCTTATCACCAACCCGAGAGATATTCCGGGCTTTGTGAAAGAGCTGCAAAAGTATCCGTTTACCGTAATGATTGGTGTAAATACGCTGTTTAATGCATTGATCAACAACGAAGATTTCCATGAGCTGAACTTTAAAAAGCTTAAGCTAACCATTGGTGGTGGTATGTCTGTTCACCGCGCTGTGGCAGAGAAGTGGAAAAAAATCACCAATAACCCGCTGCTGGAAGGTTATGGCCTGACAGAATGTTCACCCCTGGTTTCAGTTAACCCGTATGACCTTGAAGATTACAACGGCTCAATCGGTTTACCTGTGTCTTCAACAGAGGTTCGTATTGTTGACGATGAAGGTAACGTGCTGCCAAACGATCAGACCGGTGAACTCCAGGTAAGAGGCCCGCAGGTTATGCAGGGCTACTGGAAGCGTGCAGAAGCGACCCGTGGTGTGATTACTCCGGATGGCTGGGTTTCAACGGGTGATATCGTTCGATTTGATGAGCAGGGCTTTATCTATATCGTTGACCGTAAGAAAGATATGATTCTTGTTTCCGGCTTTAACGTGTATCCGAATGAGATTGAAGATGTGGTATCACTGCATGGCAAGGTGCTGGAAGTGGCGGCCATTGGCGAACCTCATGAAGTATCAGGCGAAGTGGTGAAGCTGTTTGTGGTGAAGCGTGACCCTAGCCTTGAAGCGCATGAAGTCATCGAGCACTGCCGTAAGTATCTGACTGGCTACAAAATTCCGAAACTGGTTGAGTTCAGAGACGAACTGCCAAAGACCAACGTAGGCAAAATTCTTCGCCGTGCACTGCGCGAAGAAGAGAAGGCGAAAAGAGAAGCCCGCGAAGCCGAAGTCAGTTCTGAAAATTAA
- a CDS encoding alpha/beta hydrolase: MFSEKRYQLENIRLASVELGEASAADTCILFLHGWLDNSASFFTVMQSLHAKLPGAHLVAADLPGHGLSGHRRADNYYVFHDYIDDLNQLVTKLSSNRLIIIGHSLGALVASCYSAAFPEKVDGLVQIEGFGPLCETTENAVSRLRKGALSRQRSRMKPERTFSDLDEMVQRRAELNQVSSEQIRPILERGTTQELGQWRWNHDSKLKCDSLYRMSPEHGSAILEAIECPHKVVLGDSGYAGLKDIAKQYQHLEISVEQIPGSHHCHIQNPDQISEIILGLVNKIKTTA; encoded by the coding sequence GTGTTTTCAGAAAAAAGATATCAACTGGAAAATATAAGACTGGCGTCGGTGGAACTGGGAGAAGCTTCAGCAGCGGATACCTGCATTCTGTTTCTGCATGGCTGGCTGGATAACAGCGCCAGCTTTTTCACCGTAATGCAGAGTTTGCATGCAAAACTGCCCGGAGCGCACCTTGTTGCAGCAGACCTTCCCGGCCATGGGCTTTCCGGTCACAGACGGGCAGATAACTACTATGTTTTTCATGACTACATTGATGATCTGAATCAGTTAGTTACGAAATTATCGTCAAACCGGTTAATTATTATCGGTCATTCACTTGGTGCATTGGTCGCGAGTTGCTATAGTGCCGCGTTTCCGGAGAAAGTGGACGGACTTGTTCAGATTGAGGGTTTTGGGCCCCTTTGTGAAACCACCGAGAATGCGGTTTCACGACTGAGAAAGGGCGCACTTAGCCGCCAGCGTAGCAGGATGAAACCAGAACGAACTTTTAGCGATCTGGATGAAATGGTTCAGAGACGGGCAGAGCTGAATCAGGTTTCATCTGAGCAAATCAGGCCGATTCTTGAAAGGGGAACAACTCAGGAGTTGGGGCAGTGGCGCTGGAATCACGACAGTAAGCTGAAGTGCGATTCGTTATACAGAATGTCTCCGGAGCATGGCAGTGCCATTTTAGAAGCAATTGAGTGTCCGCATAAAGTGGTTTTGGGTGACTCAGGTTATGCCGGGCTGAAGGATATTGCCAAGCAGTATCAGCACTTAGAAATCAGCGTGGAGCAGATCCCGGGATCGCATCATTGCCATATTCAAAACCCAGACCAAATCTCAGAAATAATTCTGGGTTTAGTTAACAAAATCAAAACAACGGCTTGA
- a CDS encoding chromosome partitioning protein ParA, producing the protein MVTIQGLPATVVNKPQKAKKRAEVKKDQTKGDPGQTTRVADAVSSSIRQVKESEIEKAQIQYDLPEGNSRKALEEYMEVLNRARKEELAQLVGVDIYI; encoded by the coding sequence ATGGTAACGATTCAGGGATTACCGGCAACGGTAGTCAATAAACCTCAGAAAGCGAAAAAGCGCGCTGAGGTTAAGAAAGACCAGACTAAAGGCGACCCCGGCCAGACGACCAGGGTTGCTGATGCTGTTTCCAGCTCCATCCGTCAGGTAAAGGAGTCTGAGATAGAAAAAGCTCAGATTCAGTACGATTTACCGGAAGGAAACTCACGCAAAGCACTTGAAGAGTATATGGAAGTGCTAAACCGGGCCAGAAAAGAAGAGCTTGCCCAGCTTGTCGGGGTTGATATTTATATTTAG